The proteins below are encoded in one region of Thermococcus sp.:
- a CDS encoding transcription factor S: MKFCPECGNLMLPDRKRKVWVCRSCGHEEPFDEQKDREKTVIKQKVDHKPDEGIIVVEQDVRTLPTTKVTCPKCGNDTAYWWELQTRAGDEPSTIFYRCTKCGHVWRSYE; encoded by the coding sequence ATGAAGTTCTGTCCAGAGTGCGGTAACCTGATGCTCCCGGATCGGAAAAGGAAGGTCTGGGTTTGCCGCTCATGTGGCCACGAAGAGCCTTTTGATGAACAGAAGGACAGGGAGAAGACTGTCATAAAGCAGAAGGTCGACCACAAGCCGGACGAGGGCATTATCGTCGTCGAGCAGGACGTCAGGACCCTGCCCACCACCAAGGTCACCTGTCCCAAGTGCGGCAACGATACGGCCTACTGGTGGGAGCTCCAGACGAGGGCCGGTGATGAGCCGAGCACGATATTCTACAGGTGCACCAAGTGCGGCCACGTCTGGAGGTCTTACGAGTGA
- a CDS encoding molybdopterin-dependent oxidoreductase — MPFSVCMRDCYDTCSMVSELKDGRLGIKGSAEHPVTAGFLCPKGALLPKWFHAEDRLKRPLVRVGERGSGEFRETGWDEAVGIVAKKLRATIEEYGSESVLVYQYAGDRGVVNYAFPLRLFHHLNTAMLDYGICDRAGQEALRDVYGTAIGMDPEGLKEQRLIVYWGINAFWTNLHGFMLAKRYNLEIWTVDVVRTETAKRSDRFFQVRPGTDVLLALGVAKVIIEENLYDRAFVRENVYGFEEFKNYVKTLSLDYVSRETGLSVEQIEEFAEEYAEKRGIIHIGYGFQRSLAGGEAVRAIAILPALVGHRFGFIYDMKTIDKSYAEGAFLRTKPTRRIPQMKLAEYIERGEVKFIYIYNSNPLASLPNQNRLRKALRENDVFVVTHDIFLTDTALYSDVVLPANTFFERLDIADSYYHRHVALNEPVARLYGKSNSEVTRLLAKALGIDSSYLYESDEEVIRKVLELNGLSWDKLKRKGFVKVPEKAKRWETPSGKIEFYSTRAVERGLSPFPEYRRFEGKYPLRLLTPTHRMTITSQYHNTHGMIDPNLHINPADAGERGIRDGDAVEVFNDNGRIRTRARLSDDVPPGVVLLYKAFWARLLGWNANFLTADETVEKYGNASAYHSTWVDVRRI; from the coding sequence ATGCCGTTCTCCGTCTGCATGAGAGACTGCTACGACACATGCTCGATGGTGAGTGAGCTTAAGGACGGCCGGCTCGGGATTAAGGGCAGCGCTGAACATCCAGTAACCGCCGGCTTCCTCTGCCCGAAGGGGGCGCTTCTCCCAAAATGGTTCCACGCGGAGGACAGGCTCAAAAGGCCGCTCGTTAGGGTGGGTGAGAGGGGAAGCGGGGAGTTCAGGGAGACGGGGTGGGATGAGGCAGTTGGGATCGTTGCCAAAAAGCTGAGGGCGACCATCGAGGAGTACGGAAGCGAGAGCGTCCTGGTTTACCAGTACGCCGGCGACAGAGGCGTGGTCAACTACGCCTTTCCCCTGAGGCTCTTCCACCACCTCAACACCGCCATGCTTGACTACGGCATATGCGACAGGGCCGGGCAGGAAGCCCTAAGGGACGTTTATGGAACCGCAATCGGCATGGATCCCGAGGGGCTGAAGGAGCAGAGGCTGATCGTGTACTGGGGCATCAACGCCTTCTGGACGAACCTCCATGGATTCATGCTCGCTAAGAGGTATAATCTCGAAATCTGGACGGTTGACGTCGTCAGAACCGAGACGGCAAAGAGGAGCGACAGGTTCTTCCAGGTCAGGCCCGGTACAGACGTTCTCCTTGCCCTTGGCGTTGCCAAGGTCATCATCGAGGAGAACCTCTACGACAGAGCCTTCGTCCGCGAGAACGTTTATGGTTTTGAAGAATTCAAGAATTATGTGAAAACACTATCGCTTGATTATGTAAGCCGGGAGACGGGTCTGAGCGTTGAGCAGATCGAGGAGTTCGCGGAAGAATACGCCGAAAAGAGGGGGATAATCCACATCGGCTACGGCTTCCAGCGCTCCCTTGCCGGCGGGGAGGCGGTAAGGGCAATAGCCATCCTGCCCGCCCTGGTTGGCCACCGCTTCGGCTTCATCTACGACATGAAGACGATAGACAAGTCCTACGCAGAGGGTGCATTCCTGAGGACCAAACCCACCAGGAGAATCCCCCAGATGAAGCTGGCCGAGTACATAGAGCGGGGGGAGGTAAAGTTCATCTACATCTACAACTCCAACCCCCTCGCGAGCCTGCCGAACCAGAACAGGCTGAGAAAGGCGCTGAGGGAGAACGACGTCTTCGTGGTCACCCACGACATCTTCCTTACCGACACGGCGCTCTATTCCGACGTTGTCCTGCCCGCGAACACGTTCTTCGAGAGGCTTGACATAGCCGACAGCTACTACCACCGCCACGTTGCGCTTAACGAGCCCGTTGCGAGGCTTTACGGGAAGAGCAACAGCGAGGTTACCAGGCTGCTCGCAAAAGCCCTCGGAATAGACAGCTCATACCTCTACGAGAGCGACGAGGAAGTGATAAGGAAAGTCCTCGAACTCAACGGCCTGAGCTGGGACAAGTTAAAGAGAAAAGGCTTCGTTAAGGTGCCCGAAAAGGCAAAGAGATGGGAGACGCCGAGCGGAAAGATCGAGTTCTACTCCACGAGAGCCGTGGAGAGGGGCCTAAGCCCGTTCCCAGAGTACCGGCGGTTTGAGGGCAAATATCCGCTCAGGCTGCTCACCCCGACCCACAGGATGACGATAACGAGCCAGTACCACAACACCCACGGCATGATAGACCCGAACCTCCACATCAACCCGGCGGACGCGGGGGAGAGGGGAATCAGGGACGGCGACGCCGTTGAGGTCTTCAACGACAACGGCAGGATAAGGACAAGGGCAAGGCTCAGCGACGACGTTCCACCCGGAGTCGTTCTGCTCTACAAGGCGTTCTGGGCCAGGCTGCTCGGCTGGAACGCCAACTTTCTGACGGCCGATGAAACCGTCGAAAAATACGGAAACGCTTCGGCATATCATTCAACGTGGGTCGATGTAAGGAGAATTTGA
- a CDS encoding immunoglobulin-like domain-containing protein has protein sequence MRWRRSAGIAVLILLVWGLTGPHFTTDLDKRTYLPGEEPELTIRNVGLTPIYFGQPYTLYRREDGRWARIRQGFFFNARLYDVLPFGSWRQKITLKYIPENESPGNFPQLYDLPPGEYKLVKEVCGWPLGCTNASVEFEILG, from the coding sequence ATGAGGTGGAGGAGGAGCGCTGGAATCGCTGTCCTGATACTCCTCGTCTGGGGATTGACCGGGCCCCACTTTACAACGGACCTCGACAAGCGCACGTATCTGCCCGGAGAAGAGCCTGAACTTACCATAAGAAATGTCGGTCTAACACCCATATACTTCGGCCAGCCCTACACCCTGTACCGCCGGGAGGACGGTAGGTGGGCTCGTATCAGGCAGGGTTTCTTCTTTAACGCCCGCCTGTATGACGTGCTCCCCTTCGGCTCGTGGAGGCAAAAGATAACCCTGAAATACATTCCGGAGAACGAAAGCCCAGGGAACTTCCCCCAGCTTTACGACCTCCCACCAGGGGAATACAAGCTCGTCAAGGAGGTCTGCGGCTGGCCGCTGGGCTGCACGAACGCGAGTGTGGAGTTTGAGATTCTTGGCTGA
- a CDS encoding immunoglobulin-like domain-containing protein yields MRKIVPVLLIVLLVPVGYYLASSNGSTAIDGDTGKVPQGQGIRVVLDRTVYSPDDTLTLKVTNGESVNATTGYAFTLYRLENGEWRELPLNLVFVEIAVIIKPGESWEQKVDLSRLNLEPGHYKIVKEVYIEGTKVKVGAEFDIKE; encoded by the coding sequence ATGAGGAAGATAGTTCCAGTCTTGCTTATAGTCCTGCTGGTTCCGGTTGGATACTACCTTGCCTCCTCAAACGGGAGCACAGCCATCGACGGAGACACGGGGAAGGTTCCACAGGGGCAGGGGATAAGGGTGGTGCTCGACAGAACGGTTTATTCACCAGACGATACCCTGACTTTGAAGGTGACAAACGGCGAAAGCGTCAATGCCACGACCGGCTATGCCTTTACCCTCTACCGCCTGGAAAACGGTGAGTGGAGGGAACTCCCGCTCAACCTGGTCTTCGTTGAGATAGCTGTCATAATCAAACCCGGCGAGAGCTGGGAGCAGAAAGTGGACCTCTCGCGGCTCAACCTTGAACCGGGGCACTACAAGATAGTCAAGGAGGTCTACATTGAGGGTACGAAGGTTAAGGTCGGGGCCGAGTTCGACATCAAAGAATAG
- a CDS encoding aromatic amino acid transport family protein, whose protein sequence is MPVADGTPRKKITTSHGRYYAERQALARRKKLRRKAALIQLMRKGKGVAAIRTSTIRVEKAHISKNEALAILVGTQIGAGVLGLPYAASKVGLIPAMAVLFGVMLLMLGTAFIVLKFSAEMNGAQMSTMANRILGKAGGWLMYVSIFIMSFGALLAYIAGMGSVFASLFGVSDTVGAAIFWVLASFVVYRGLEASGKTELIMSYIMLVLFMGVTLMLLPHAELDNGLYTELGGILSITGVAIFALGCHTIIPDVYKGLGSYEDTKRVIVLAFLIPTAVYAVFMAAFLLVFGKNTPEIATQGLELLYGHLGRVIGNLIPLLAITTSYIGIALAQQSNSEEFVKLGRKAAWALTVIPPAALYFAGVRNFADVLAFAGDTGDMLAFIVLPILMWLAVKLRR, encoded by the coding sequence ATGCCAGTGGCCGATGGGACGCCGAGAAAAAAGATCACCACATCACACGGCCGCTACTACGCGGAGAGACAGGCACTGGCGAGAAGAAAGAAGCTCAGGAGAAAGGCCGCACTGATTCAGCTCATGAGAAAGGGAAAGGGGGTCGCGGCGATAAGAACGAGCACCATACGGGTGGAAAAGGCCCACATCTCAAAGAACGAGGCACTGGCAATACTGGTGGGAACCCAGATAGGTGCCGGAGTGCTGGGTCTGCCGTATGCCGCGAGCAAGGTTGGTTTGATTCCCGCGATGGCGGTTCTCTTTGGTGTCATGCTCCTCATGCTCGGGACGGCGTTCATCGTGCTGAAGTTCTCGGCCGAGATGAACGGGGCCCAGATGAGCACCATGGCCAACAGAATACTCGGAAAGGCCGGTGGCTGGCTGATGTACGTCAGCATATTCATAATGAGCTTTGGGGCACTTCTGGCGTACATAGCGGGTATGGGAAGCGTTTTCGCCAGCCTCTTTGGGGTCAGCGACACAGTCGGGGCGGCGATATTCTGGGTGCTTGCATCTTTCGTCGTCTACCGCGGACTTGAGGCGAGCGGAAAGACCGAGCTGATAATGAGCTACATCATGCTCGTCCTCTTCATGGGTGTCACGCTGATGCTCCTCCCCCACGCCGAACTCGACAACGGCCTGTACACCGAGCTCGGGGGGATACTGAGCATAACCGGCGTCGCCATCTTTGCCCTCGGCTGCCACACGATCATTCCGGACGTTTACAAGGGACTCGGAAGCTACGAGGACACCAAGAGGGTCATCGTGCTCGCCTTCCTTATACCCACGGCCGTCTACGCGGTTTTCATGGCGGCCTTCCTGCTGGTCTTTGGAAAGAACACACCCGAGATCGCCACGCAGGGACTTGAACTGCTCTACGGCCACCTTGGCAGGGTAATCGGGAACCTCATCCCGCTCCTAGCGATAACCACGAGCTACATAGGCATAGCACTAGCCCAGCAGAGCAACAGCGAGGAGTTCGTGAAGCTGGGCAGAAAAGCGGCATGGGCTCTAACGGTCATTCCACCGGCGGCCCTCTACTTCGCCGGCGTCAGAAACTTCGCCGACGTGCTGGCCTTCGCCGGCGACACGGGGGACATGCTGGCCTTTATAGTACTGCCAATTCTCATGTGGCTGGCGGTAAAACTCCGCCGCTGA
- a CDS encoding peroxiredoxin, with translation MVVIGEKFPEVEVNTTHGRIKLPEYFAEKGKWFMLFSHPADFTPVCTTEFYALQKRVDQFRELGVEPIGLSVDQVFSHLKWMEWIKENLGEEITFPVIADDRGDLAEKLGMIPSGATITARAVFIVDDKGVIRAIVYYPAEVGRDWDEILRLVKALKISTEKGVALPHKWPNNELIGDRAIVPPAGTVEAIKEREEAKAKGEIECYDWWFCHKKLE, from the coding sequence ATGGTCGTCATAGGAGAAAAGTTCCCCGAGGTTGAGGTCAACACCACCCACGGCAGGATAAAGCTGCCGGAGTACTTCGCCGAGAAGGGCAAGTGGTTCATGCTGTTCAGCCACCCGGCCGACTTCACCCCGGTCTGTACCACCGAGTTCTACGCCCTCCAGAAGAGGGTTGATCAGTTCAGGGAGCTCGGCGTCGAGCCGATCGGGCTCAGCGTTGACCAGGTCTTCAGCCACCTCAAGTGGATGGAGTGGATAAAGGAGAACCTCGGCGAGGAGATAACCTTCCCGGTTATAGCAGATGACCGCGGTGACCTCGCCGAGAAGCTCGGCATGATCCCGAGCGGTGCAACGATAACCGCCAGGGCAGTCTTCATCGTCGACGACAAAGGCGTCATTCGCGCGATAGTCTACTACCCGGCCGAGGTCGGCAGGGACTGGGACGAGATACTCAGGCTCGTCAAGGCCCTCAAGATAAGCACCGAGAAGGGCGTTGCGCTCCCGCACAAGTGGCCCAACAACGAGCTCATCGGCGACAGGGCCATCGTTCCGCCGGCCGGAACCGTCGAGGCCATCAAGGAGCGCGAGGAAGCCAAGGCCAAGGGCGAGATCGAGTGCTACGACTGGTGGTTCTGCCACAAGAAGCTTGAGTGA
- a CDS encoding DNA polymerase sliding clamp, giving the protein MPFEIVFDGAKDFADLIATASNLIDEAAFKITEEGIGMRAMDPSRVVLIDLNLPESIFSKYEVEEEETIGINMDHFKKILKRGKNKDTLILRKGDENFLEVTFEGTAKRTFKLPLIEVEELELDLPELPFTAKVVVLGEVLKEAVKDASLVSDALKFIATENEFTMKAEGETNEVEIKLTLEDEGLLDLEVEEDTKSAYGISYLADMIKGIGKADEVIIRFGNEMPLQMEYPIRDEGKLIFLLAPRVED; this is encoded by the coding sequence ATGCCGTTCGAGATAGTTTTTGATGGTGCCAAGGATTTCGCCGATCTTATAGCCACCGCAAGCAACCTCATTGACGAGGCCGCCTTCAAGATAACCGAGGAAGGAATTGGAATGCGCGCGATGGATCCGAGCAGGGTCGTTCTCATAGACCTCAACCTCCCGGAGAGCATCTTCTCCAAGTACGAGGTTGAGGAAGAGGAGACCATAGGAATCAACATGGATCACTTCAAGAAGATACTCAAGCGCGGCAAGAACAAGGACACACTCATTCTCAGAAAGGGCGACGAGAACTTCCTTGAGGTCACCTTTGAGGGAACCGCCAAGAGAACCTTCAAGCTCCCTCTTATCGAGGTGGAGGAGCTTGAACTCGACCTCCCGGAGCTCCCCTTCACCGCCAAGGTTGTCGTCCTCGGCGAGGTTCTCAAGGAGGCCGTTAAGGATGCCTCCCTCGTCAGCGACGCCCTCAAGTTCATCGCAACCGAGAACGAGTTCACCATGAAGGCTGAGGGCGAGACCAATGAGGTTGAGATAAAGCTCACCCTTGAGGACGAGGGGCTTCTCGACCTCGAAGTTGAGGAGGACACCAAGAGCGCCTATGGAATCAGCTACCTCGCGGACATGATAAAGGGCATCGGCAAGGCCGATGAGGTTATAATCCGCTTCGGCAACGAGATGCCCCTCCAGATGGAGTACCCGATAAGGGACGAGGGCAAGCTGATATTCCTCCTCGCTCCTCGCGTTGAGGACTGA
- the cobB gene encoding NAD-dependent protein deacetylase, whose product MIEEAAKLLARSRFAIAFTGAGISAESGVPTFRGFNGLWKKHRPEELATPEAFRKDPYLVWEFYRWRMGLIRKAKPNRAHYALAELEHMGILKAVITQNVDDLHREAGTKNLIELHGNIFRVRCTSCDYREDLKESGRLDEFLAEKDLPRCPDCGSLLRPDVVWFGEPLPRNALDEAFRLAERADVVLVIGTSGVVYPAAYIPQIVKETGGKVIEINPDESGITPITDVFLRCPAGEAMEKLMSRIEVLVG is encoded by the coding sequence ATGATAGAGGAGGCTGCCAAACTCCTGGCCCGTTCGAGGTTCGCCATAGCGTTTACCGGTGCCGGAATCAGCGCCGAGAGCGGCGTCCCGACCTTCAGGGGCTTCAACGGACTGTGGAAGAAGCACCGCCCGGAGGAGCTCGCAACGCCCGAGGCCTTTCGAAAGGACCCCTACCTCGTCTGGGAGTTCTACAGATGGCGCATGGGTTTGATACGAAAGGCCAAGCCGAACAGGGCGCACTACGCTTTGGCGGAGCTTGAGCACATGGGGATTCTGAAGGCCGTCATCACCCAGAACGTGGACGACCTGCACCGCGAGGCAGGAACGAAAAACCTCATCGAGCTCCACGGCAACATCTTCAGGGTAAGGTGCACCTCCTGCGACTACAGGGAAGACCTGAAGGAAAGCGGACGCCTGGATGAGTTCCTTGCGGAGAAAGACCTTCCCCGATGTCCCGACTGCGGCTCGCTTCTCCGTCCGGACGTCGTGTGGTTCGGAGAGCCGCTCCCGAGGAATGCCCTTGACGAGGCGTTCAGGCTCGCCGAGAGAGCGGACGTTGTTCTGGTCATAGGTACGAGCGGCGTCGTTTACCCGGCCGCGTACATTCCCCAGATAGTGAAGGAAACGGGCGGAAAGGTCATCGAGATAAACCCCGACGAGAGCGGGATAACTCCCATAACAGACGTTTTCCTGCGCTGTCCGGCGGGGGAGGCGATGGAAAAGCTGATGAGCAGGATCGAGGTGTTGGTAGGATGA
- a CDS encoding immunoglobulin-like domain-containing protein: protein MRGGVFLAFLIFLTGITIVLYAGLGADTVNSPAGTGAILELDKTVYKPGESLVLTIRNSGSETLLVGSFYRLYRWEDGRWKGLDLGFSFTGIGYTIPPGGSWSQTVPLVMHVPEGTPGKVEPLPPGRYRIVKTVTIDRGRCGGRSDEMKLSAEFEVVG, encoded by the coding sequence ATGAGGGGCGGAGTCTTTCTGGCCTTTCTTATATTTCTTACGGGCATCACGATAGTCCTTTACGCGGGACTAGGTGCCGATACCGTGAACTCCCCGGCAGGGACGGGGGCTATTCTTGAACTCGACAAAACCGTTTACAAACCCGGCGAAAGCCTCGTCCTGACAATAAGGAATAGTGGGAGCGAGACGCTTCTCGTAGGCTCTTTTTACAGGCTTTACCGCTGGGAAGACGGGAGATGGAAAGGACTCGACCTCGGATTCTCGTTCACGGGCATAGGCTACACGATACCTCCCGGCGGCAGCTGGAGCCAGACCGTGCCCCTCGTCATGCACGTCCCTGAGGGCACTCCAGGAAAGGTTGAACCACTTCCACCCGGCAGGTACAGGATTGTAAAGACCGTGACCATCGACCGGGGGCGCTGTGGGGGCAGGAGCGACGAGATGAAGCTTTCAGCCGAGTTCGAGGTGGTCGGATGA
- a CDS encoding TIGR02253 family HAD-type hydrolase, producing MIKVVFFDLDDTLVDTSRLAEMARKNAIENMIRHGLPVDFDTAYHELLELISEYGSNFSRHFDYLLRRLDLPNNPKWVAAGVIAYHNTKFAYLKSVRGVRRLLLELKKSGYKLGIITDGDPIKQWEKIIRLELDDYFDGVFISDYLGVKKPHPKIFQKALRKMGVEPGEAMMVGDRLYSDIYGAKQVGMKTAWFKYGKYADRELEYLEYADFTVERLEDIMDIVRGLNLEEEERPDKEVHAD from the coding sequence ATGATAAAGGTCGTGTTCTTTGACCTGGACGACACGCTTGTGGACACAAGCAGGCTGGCGGAGATGGCGAGAAAGAACGCCATAGAGAACATGATACGTCACGGTCTCCCCGTTGACTTTGACACTGCCTACCATGAACTCCTTGAGCTGATAAGCGAATACGGAAGCAACTTCAGCAGGCACTTCGACTACCTGCTCAGGCGTCTCGACCTACCAAACAATCCCAAGTGGGTCGCCGCGGGGGTAATAGCCTACCACAACACCAAGTTCGCCTACCTGAAGAGCGTCCGCGGCGTCCGGCGGCTCCTCCTTGAGCTGAAGAAGTCCGGCTATAAGCTCGGCATAATCACGGATGGCGACCCGATAAAGCAGTGGGAGAAGATAATCCGTCTCGAACTGGACGACTACTTCGACGGCGTCTTCATCTCCGACTACCTCGGCGTCAAGAAGCCTCACCCCAAGATATTTCAGAAGGCCCTGAGGAAGATGGGCGTCGAACCCGGCGAGGCTATGATGGTGGGCGACAGACTCTATTCCGACATCTACGGCGCCAAGCAGGTGGGCATGAAGACCGCATGGTTTAAATACGGCAAATATGCCGACAGAGAGCTGGAATACCTTGAGTACGCTGACTTTACAGTGGAGAGGCTTGAAGACATC
- a CDS encoding DUF3783 domain-containing protein, with product MNGKVLLIGFPREEVKALREVLPVPVFEVPEYCRDWVVGEVVEKAEKLSGSSYWHLRRFVIMHGLDNETLKEVIRSVKALNLGRVIFATTTETSLTWKLEDLLNELMAEDEYFKAMRWAREEAEKRKGPFLDIGKG from the coding sequence ATGAACGGGAAGGTTCTTCTGATAGGTTTTCCCCGGGAGGAGGTCAAGGCGCTCCGGGAGGTTCTCCCGGTTCCGGTCTTTGAAGTTCCGGAGTACTGCAGGGACTGGGTGGTGGGTGAGGTCGTTGAAAAGGCAGAGAAGCTGAGCGGTTCGAGCTACTGGCACCTGAGGAGGTTCGTGATAATGCACGGCCTTGACAACGAAACGCTGAAGGAGGTGATCCGCTCCGTCAAGGCCCTCAACCTCGGCAGGGTCATCTTCGCCACGACGACCGAGACCTCCCTCACCTGGAAGCTTGAAGACCTCCTAAACGAGCTGATGGCCGAGGACGAGTACTTCAAGGCCATGCGCTGGGCACGGGAGGAGGCCGAGAAGAGAAAGGGGCCCTTCCTCGACATCGGGAAGGGTTAA
- the glyA gene encoding serine hydroxymethyltransferase, translating into MAEGYKAYRDRVLNFLEEHEKWRSHTINLIASENVTSPSVTRAVKSGFMHKYAEGWPRQRYYQGCKYVDEVELIGVELFTKLFGSDFADLRPISGTNANQAAFFGLTQPGDKAIVLHTSHGGHISHMPFGAAGMRGLEVHTWPFDNDEFNIDVDKAAQLIRELEPKIVVFGGSLFPFPHPVKELAPVAKEVGAYVMYDAAHVLGLIAGKQFQDPLREGVDIITASTHKTFPGPQGGIILYKRFGETEEIAKLQWAIFPGVLSNHHLHHMAGKVVTAAEMLEYGERYAAQIVKNAKALAEALAEEGFKVIGEDKGYTESHQVIVDVSDLHPAAGGWAAPLLEEAGIILNKNLLPWDPLEKVNEPSGLRIGVQEMTRVGMMEDDMKEIAHFIKRVLIDKEDPKKVERDVFYFRMNFQRVYYSFDYGLPLRE; encoded by the coding sequence ATGGCTGAAGGATACAAGGCTTACCGTGACAGGGTTCTGAACTTTCTGGAGGAGCATGAGAAGTGGAGGAGCCACACAATAAACCTCATCGCAAGTGAAAACGTGACCTCCCCCAGCGTTACTCGCGCCGTTAAGAGCGGGTTCATGCACAAGTACGCCGAGGGCTGGCCGAGGCAGCGCTACTACCAGGGATGTAAGTACGTTGACGAGGTCGAGCTCATCGGTGTCGAACTCTTCACCAAGCTCTTCGGAAGCGACTTCGCTGACCTCAGGCCAATTTCTGGAACCAACGCCAACCAGGCCGCCTTCTTCGGGCTCACCCAGCCGGGCGACAAGGCCATCGTTTTGCACACCAGCCACGGCGGGCATATAAGCCACATGCCCTTCGGTGCCGCCGGAATGCGCGGGCTTGAAGTCCACACCTGGCCCTTTGACAACGATGAATTCAACATTGACGTTGATAAGGCCGCCCAGCTCATCCGCGAGCTTGAGCCCAAGATAGTCGTGTTCGGCGGTTCGCTCTTCCCGTTCCCGCACCCGGTCAAGGAACTCGCTCCGGTCGCCAAGGAGGTCGGCGCCTACGTCATGTACGACGCCGCCCACGTTCTTGGCCTCATCGCCGGAAAGCAGTTCCAGGACCCGCTCCGCGAGGGCGTTGACATAATCACCGCCTCGACCCACAAGACCTTCCCGGGACCGCAGGGTGGAATAATCCTCTACAAGCGCTTTGGCGAGACCGAGGAGATAGCCAAGCTCCAGTGGGCCATCTTCCCCGGTGTGCTGAGCAACCACCACCTCCACCACATGGCCGGAAAGGTCGTTACCGCCGCCGAGATGCTTGAGTACGGTGAGCGCTATGCGGCCCAGATAGTCAAGAACGCAAAGGCCCTGGCCGAGGCTCTTGCTGAAGAGGGCTTCAAGGTCATCGGCGAGGACAAGGGCTACACCGAGAGCCACCAGGTCATCGTCGATGTCTCAGACCTCCACCCGGCCGCCGGTGGTTGGGCGGCCCCGCTCCTCGAAGAGGCCGGCATAATCCTCAACAAGAACCTCCTGCCCTGGGACCCGCTTGAGAAGGTCAACGAGCCGAGCGGCCTGCGCATAGGCGTCCAGGAGATGACCCGCGTTGGAATGATGGAGGACGACATGAAGGAGATAGCGCACTTCATCAAGCGCGTCCTCATCGACAAGGAGGACCCGAAGAAGGTCGAGCGCGACGTATTCTACTTCAGGATGAACTTCCAGAGGGTCTACTACTCCTTCGACTACGGTCTGCCGCTCAGGGAGTGA